A single Bufo bufo chromosome 6, aBufBuf1.1, whole genome shotgun sequence DNA region contains:
- the LOC121003061 gene encoding protein kinase C delta type-like, translated as MSCGDFYTYLLMKDQLDIPSARFYAAELVCGIQFLHSKGVIHRDLKPENILVAETGHVKITDFGLALVNMHGDRTATSYAGTIGYIAPEMLARKEYNAGVDWYSFGVILKEMVTSDCAYHQTIDDASSGIKNIIRKLLRKDPARRLGVNGNIRKHRFFQRMDWVSVEALELPPPYTPEPTEPHHRPKPFHLDKLEAAEVRTPISAADQALFEGFSFCQLGNP; from the exons ATGAGCTGCGGGGACTTTTACACCTACCTACTGATGAAGGACCAGCTTGACATCCCCAGTGCAAG ATTCTATGCCGCTGAACTCGTCTGTGGAATCCAATTCCTGCACTCAAAGGGCGTCATCCACAG AGACCTGAAGCCCGAGAACATCTTGGTGGCTGAAACGGGCCATGTAAAGATCACTGATTTTGGTCTTGCACTTGTCAACATGCATGGAGACCGAACAGCCACTTCATACGCTGGAACAATCGGCTACATAGCTCCTGAG ATGCTGGCTAGGAAGGAGTATAACGCCGGAGTAGACTGGTATTCTTTCGGTGTCATCTTGAAAGAAATGGTTACCAGTGATTGTGCGTACCATCAGACAATCGATGATGCATCCTCCGGCATTAAGAACATCATTAGAAAG CTCCTTCGGAAAGATCCTGCCAGACGCTTAGGAGTGAATGGTAACATCAGAAAGCACCGATTCTTTCAGCGTATGGACTGGGTCTCTGTGGAAGCCCTAGAGTTGCCTCCACCATACACACCTGAG CCAACTGAACCTCATCATCGTCCTAAACCATTCCATCTGGACAAACTGGAGGCAGCAGAGGTCAGAACACCTATTTCAGCAGCGGACCAGGCCTTGTTCGAGGGATTTTCTTTTTGTCAACTTGGAAACCCTTGA